The sequence CCAGGTAGGACTGCGGTGTACCCAAACCATAAATGCAGGACACAGAGGAGACTACGACGACATCGCGGCGCGAGAGCAACGCCGAAGTCGCGGAGTGACGTAGGCGCTCCACGTCCTCGTTAATAGAGGAATCTTTCTCAATGTAGGTATCCGTCTGCGCGATATAGGCCTCAGGTTGGTAGTAGTCGTAGTACGACACGAAGTACTCCACCGCGTTGTGCGGCAGCAACTGCCTAAGCTCATTGGCTAGCTGGGCGGCCAGCGTCTTATTCGGCGCCATGACCAACGTAGGGCGCTGCTGCTGCTCGATGAGCCACGCTGCCGTGGCAGACTTACCGGTACCGGTAGCACCCATGAGAACGACATCGCGTTCACCGCGGTTGAGGCGCTCGTCCAATTCCGCAATGGCGGCGGGTTGATCACCAGCAGGTTTATACTCAGACTCAACCTTGAATTCAGCCGAGCGGCGCTCGACTTCGCCCACTGGGCGGTGCTCAGAAACTGGCAGGATGGGGTGTTCAGCAGCAAAAGCCATGCCGACCAGTCTAACGCGCTCGTCACGGCATTGCGGCGCGCGTGGTGCGCAGCCAGTCCTCCAACTCGTCGGTAGTTTCCCACAGCGCATAGATCGGTGATGAATCCGGCTCCATAGCTTTGTTCATACGCTTGCGAAGCCACGCCCTAGTTTGTGGGGTGCGCAGGATACGAACATCTGCCCCGCACAATCCGCCTGGGAGCTTCTCGAAAGGGGTTGAAGCAAGGGCGCCGAGCGCAATGATGGTTTCGGCATCATCCACATCAATGGGCGCCTCCGCGCAGCTTCGCTTAAAAGTTTCTAGGTCGAAAGAGCCATCACGAAGTTGCGCGAGCACTGCGCGCGCGGCGTGATTGTCGAATGGCCCGACGTCCCAGGTTCCCATGAGGAGTGAGGTTAAGCATCGAACATGAACGAGATGAGAGCGAAAGGTAAATTTTGTCTACCATGTCCTTTAAATGTTGCTGCGCTCCTTTAGAATCGGCTGTCATGAAGTTTCGTTCCCTTGCTAGCGCAGTAACCGTTACCGCGCTTCTCCCCGTCGCCCTTGTTGCCCACGCCCCACAAGCCGTGGCCGCGCCCTGTACGCCATACTCCAAGTCCGGAAGCTTCACATCGAAGCCGTCCGCGTCCGCCCCAGCCGGTGGTTCCTCACTCGGCGGGCTCAGCGCACTGTTGAGCGGCTCCTCGAAGCCTTCCCAGCCGGAGCGTGCCACTAGCGGTCAGCGCAGCAACTACAACCAGCGCCAGATCACTGGTGGGCCAACACAGATCATGCAGCTCATCACCGGTGCCGGCTCCCCTAACCGTACTGACCTCGACTTCGGTGTCTCGGGCACAGACCTCGGTATTGCTTACGCCGATGGGGCCGGCCACTCTTACTATGTGTTTGGTGACACCATGGACTGCGTCGGTGAGGGCGATGGCTGGCG is a genomic window of Corynebacterium singulare containing:
- a CDS encoding DUF4259 domain-containing protein encodes the protein MGTWDVGPFDNHAARAVLAQLRDGSFDLETFKRSCAEAPIDVDDAETIIALGALASTPFEKLPGGLCGADVRILRTPQTRAWLRKRMNKAMEPDSSPIYALWETTDELEDWLRTTRAAMP